A genomic stretch from Flavobacterium humidisoli includes:
- a CDS encoding DEAD/DEAH box helicase encodes MSKSFSTLGISAPILKALSELNIVEPTEIQQKTIPLFLSETHDIVGLAKTGTGKTAAFGLPLLQLVNAESTIVQAVILVPTRELGQQIFRNLESFSKYIPNISIASICGGTPIKPQIERLKEGAQIVVATPGRLIDLIQRKAIDIKQTEYLVLDEADEMVAILKESLDEIVAELPKKHRTLLFSATLPGTIKQLIQNYLNKNVVQISASMEIVGNEGIDHEYIVVDPIEKLEVLMHFLNSREGERGIIFCKTKAAVNKLAKNLAINKFSSGALHGSLSQGIRDRIMEQFREGHINILVATDLAARGIDVKEISYVINYHLPDTYENYVHRSGRTARAGAKGLSLTVLQQEEVFEIADFERELGIKFSEFKKPSAASLEENNMLLWAKQIFKTKPNHELSQDLKTRVKTVFHHLTKDELIEKLMASYVLQNKIDVVEKTVKKFKK; translated from the coding sequence ATGTCTAAATCATTCTCAACATTAGGAATTTCGGCTCCAATTTTAAAAGCTTTAAGCGAATTAAACATTGTTGAACCAACAGAAATTCAACAAAAAACAATTCCGTTATTTTTGAGCGAAACCCATGACATTGTTGGTTTAGCCAAAACAGGAACAGGAAAAACGGCCGCTTTTGGATTGCCTTTATTACAATTGGTAAATGCAGAATCAACAATAGTTCAAGCCGTTATTTTAGTTCCAACTAGAGAACTGGGACAGCAAATTTTTAGAAACTTAGAAAGTTTTTCAAAATATATCCCTAATATATCTATTGCTTCAATTTGCGGAGGAACTCCAATAAAACCACAAATCGAAAGATTAAAAGAAGGCGCGCAAATCGTAGTGGCCACTCCAGGGCGTTTAATCGATTTAATTCAACGTAAAGCAATCGATATAAAACAAACAGAATATCTGGTTTTGGATGAAGCCGATGAAATGGTAGCCATTCTTAAAGAAAGCTTAGACGAAATTGTTGCGGAACTCCCTAAAAAGCATCGTACTTTATTGTTTTCAGCAACACTTCCTGGAACAATAAAACAGCTGATTCAGAATTATTTGAATAAAAATGTAGTTCAAATAAGTGCCAGTATGGAAATCGTAGGAAACGAAGGAATCGATCATGAATATATTGTGGTAGATCCGATTGAAAAATTGGAAGTTTTAATGCATTTCTTGAATTCTAGAGAGGGCGAAAGAGGAATTATTTTCTGTAAAACGAAGGCTGCTGTTAATAAATTGGCTAAAAATCTGGCAATCAATAAATTTTCTTCGGGAGCACTTCATGGAAGTTTGTCACAAGGGATTCGTGACAGAATTATGGAACAGTTTCGTGAAGGTCATATCAATATTTTGGTTGCAACCGATTTGGCTGCAAGAGGGATCGATGTAAAAGAAATCTCATATGTGATTAATTATCATTTGCCTGATACTTACGAAAACTACGTTCACCGAAGCGGAAGAACGGCAAGGGCAGGGGCAAAAGGGCTTTCTTTGACGGTTTTACAGCAAGAAGAAGTTTTTGAAATTGCTGATTTTGAAAGAGAATTAGGAATTAAATTCTCTGAATTTAAAAAACCTTCAGCGGCAAGTCTTGAAGAAAACAATATGCTTTTGTGGGCAAAACAAATCTTTAAAACAAAGCCAAATCATGAGCTTTCGCAAGATTTAAAAACGAGAGTAAAAACCGTTTTCCATCATTTGACAAAAGACGAACTAATCGAGAAATTAATGGCAAGTTATGTCTTACAGAACAAAATCGATGTAGTTGAAAAAACAGTTAAAAAATTCAAAAAGTAA
- a CDS encoding NAD(P)/FAD-dependent oxidoreductase: MRIVIIGGGFAGINLAKELVNQPQIQVTLVDKNNYNFFPPLIYQVATAFLEPSSISYPFRKFFAGKKNLSFRLGELLSVSPAEKKITLSNGELEYDYLVFATGAETSYFGMENVMKNAIPMKTLNDAIVMRNTLLKNLEKAAICKDMRKRRKLLTIVVAGGGPTGVEVSGMFAEMRKNILLKEYPELDTSASNVYLVDGGDALLSPMSKDSQKDTLEALTKLGVVVKLNTKVVDYVDDTVVFENGETIKTKNLIWAAGVSAKIFEGIPKESYGRGRRMATDEYNKVNGVENIYAIGDTAIATGDKNFPDGHPQVAQVAIQQGLNLAKNFKAMVVNKPLKPFAYKDKGSMAIIGKAKAVVDLPSPKWHFKGFFAWIIWLFIHLISLITYRNRLNTFWNWMVAYFAKDQSLRMIIRPDKKTQN; the protein is encoded by the coding sequence ATGAGAATAGTCATTATTGGAGGGGGATTTGCAGGGATTAACCTAGCAAAAGAACTTGTAAATCAGCCTCAAATACAAGTAACGCTTGTCGACAAGAATAATTATAACTTTTTCCCACCACTTATATATCAAGTTGCTACGGCGTTTTTAGAGCCTTCGAGCATTAGTTATCCTTTTAGAAAATTTTTTGCAGGTAAAAAAAATCTAAGTTTTCGTCTTGGCGAATTATTATCTGTTTCTCCTGCTGAAAAGAAAATCACTTTAAGCAACGGAGAACTTGAATACGATTATCTTGTTTTTGCCACTGGTGCAGAAACGAGTTATTTTGGTATGGAAAACGTAATGAAAAATGCCATTCCGATGAAAACCTTAAATGATGCCATCGTAATGCGTAACACATTGCTTAAAAACCTTGAAAAAGCAGCCATTTGTAAGGATATGCGAAAAAGACGTAAATTACTTACAATCGTAGTAGCAGGAGGGGGGCCAACAGGAGTGGAGGTTTCGGGAATGTTTGCTGAAATGAGAAAAAATATTCTCCTTAAAGAATATCCAGAATTAGATACTTCTGCGAGCAATGTTTATTTGGTTGATGGTGGAGATGCACTTTTATCTCCAATGAGCAAAGATTCGCAAAAAGATACTCTAGAGGCACTCACAAAACTTGGAGTTGTAGTAAAATTAAACACTAAAGTTGTTGATTACGTAGATGATACAGTAGTTTTTGAAAATGGAGAAACCATTAAAACGAAAAACTTAATCTGGGCTGCCGGTGTTTCTGCAAAAATATTTGAGGGAATTCCGAAAGAAAGTTATGGACGCGGCCGACGCATGGCAACGGATGAATATAATAAAGTTAACGGTGTAGAGAATATCTATGCAATTGGCGATACAGCAATTGCAACAGGAGACAAAAATTTCCCTGATGGACATCCACAGGTTGCTCAGGTTGCAATTCAACAAGGTTTAAATCTGGCTAAAAATTTCAAAGCCATGGTTGTCAATAAGCCTCTTAAACCATTTGCTTACAAAGATAAGGGATCTATGGCTATTATAGGAAAAGCAAAAGCGGTTGTAGATTTACCTAGTCCAAAATGGCATTTTAAAGGTTTCTTTGCTTGGATCATATGGCTGTTTATACACTTAATTTCTTTGATCACTTATAGAAACAGATTAAACACATTCTGGAATTGGATGGTTGCTTATTTCGCAAAAGATCAATCACTTAGAATGATTATTAGGCCAGATAAAAAGACACAGAATTAG